A section of the Paenibacillus aurantius genome encodes:
- a CDS encoding Gfo/Idh/MocA family protein: protein MKIAVIGYGRRIRNVIRELIVQDPTLELAAIVDVQNEAIKQAMTEREDRLPEFYDTFAEMKERVKPDGVLIGTRCSLHARLAAEVLSSGIPLFLEKPVATTLEDLKLLKQAYDRYPAEVVVSFPLRVTPMVSLVKEILDSGKIGTVEHVQAVNNVPYGGVYYHHWYRDENETGGLFLQKATHDFDYLQHLIGGHPTDVCAMVSKQIFRGDKPAGLKCADCEEKLTCKESTYGVVRSEDTTPAGEYCAFAVDTGNEDSGSALIRYESGMHVSYSQNFFARRKAASRGARLLGYKGTLEFDFYTDEIKVFPHHSPHTEVYRMDGSEAHFGGDQVLADNFLKVMRGEARSSSDMNSGLLSALVCLKARESSLTGTFQTVDWR, encoded by the coding sequence ATGAAAATAGCTGTCATTGGTTACGGGCGCCGTATCCGCAACGTGATCCGCGAGCTGATCGTGCAGGATCCGACCCTGGAGCTTGCCGCCATTGTCGATGTGCAGAACGAAGCGATTAAGCAGGCGATGACGGAGCGCGAGGATCGGCTTCCTGAATTCTATGACACCTTCGCCGAAATGAAGGAGAGGGTAAAGCCTGACGGGGTGCTCATCGGCACAAGATGCTCGCTTCACGCCCGGCTGGCGGCCGAGGTCCTGTCAAGCGGCATTCCGCTCTTCCTGGAGAAGCCGGTGGCCACCACACTGGAGGACCTGAAGCTGCTGAAGCAAGCTTACGACCGCTATCCCGCCGAGGTGGTGGTGTCGTTCCCGCTGCGGGTAACCCCGATGGTAAGCCTCGTGAAAGAGATTCTCGACTCCGGGAAGATCGGGACGGTGGAGCATGTCCAGGCGGTGAACAATGTGCCGTACGGCGGGGTCTATTACCACCACTGGTACCGGGACGAGAACGAAACGGGCGGGCTGTTTCTGCAGAAGGCAACCCATGACTTCGACTATCTCCAGCATCTCATCGGCGGGCATCCGACGGACGTATGCGCCATGGTGTCCAAGCAGATTTTCCGCGGCGACAAGCCGGCCGGCTTAAAGTGCGCCGATTGCGAGGAGAAGCTTACGTGCAAGGAGAGCACTTACGGCGTCGTTCGCAGCGAAGACACCACTCCGGCGGGCGAATACTGCGCTTTTGCCGTGGACACGGGCAACGAGGATTCGGGCAGCGCTCTGATCCGGTACGAGTCGGGCATGCATGTGTCGTATTCGCAAAACTTCTTCGCGCGGCGCAAGGCAGCCTCTCGGGGAGCCCGGCTGCTTGGGTACAAAGGGACGCTGGAGTTCGACTTCTACACCGATGAGATCAAAGTATTCCCGCACCACAGCCCGCACACGGAAGTATACCGGATGGACGGCAGCGAGGCCCACTTTGGCGGGGACCAGGTGCTCGCGGATAACTTCCTCAAGGTCATGCGCGGCGAAGCCCGCTCCAGCTCAGACATGAATTCCGGCCTGCTCAGCGCACTGGTCTGCTTGAAGGCCCGGGAGTCTTCCCTGACCGGAACGTTCCAGACAGTGGATTGGCGCTAG
- a CDS encoding aminopeptidase — protein sequence MTFAENLEKYAELAVRIGCNIQPGQSLWINGPIDSADLIRLITRKAYEAGAKNVQVEWYDQAVNRLKYDLAPEEAFGEYPAWRARALEQEAEKNGAYLYIESNDPELMKGVDPKRLSAFSKAAGAELVKWREYMGSYRMTWCIIGAPSVGWARKVYPDKEDSEAVQALWEAIFRATRADQDDPVALWREHNAKLRAKREQLTAKQYRKLHYRAPGTELTVALPERHLWRGGSVANTRAGFEFNPNVPTEEVFVSPHRDGTNGVVHSTKPLSYQGSLIENFSLTFENGRVVDFQAEKGYENLKNLVELDEGSHYLGEIALVPHDSPISNSKQLFFNTLYDENASNHLALGRAFPTTLEGGEDLSPEEQLAAGLNTSLTHVDFMIGSAEMDIDGELADGTIEPIFRKGNWAF from the coding sequence ATGACCTTTGCCGAGAACCTGGAAAAATACGCCGAGCTGGCCGTCCGCATCGGCTGCAACATCCAGCCGGGCCAGTCGCTGTGGATCAACGGCCCGATCGACTCCGCCGACCTCATCCGCCTGATCACCCGCAAGGCGTATGAAGCCGGCGCCAAGAATGTGCAGGTTGAATGGTACGACCAAGCCGTCAACCGCCTGAAGTACGACCTCGCGCCGGAAGAGGCGTTCGGGGAATACCCCGCCTGGCGGGCCCGGGCCCTCGAGCAGGAAGCCGAGAAGAACGGTGCGTACCTGTACATCGAGTCGAACGACCCGGAGCTTATGAAGGGAGTCGATCCCAAGCGGCTGTCGGCCTTCTCCAAGGCGGCGGGGGCCGAGCTTGTGAAATGGCGCGAATACATGGGCTCTTACCGGATGACCTGGTGCATCATCGGCGCTCCCTCTGTCGGGTGGGCCCGAAAGGTGTATCCCGATAAAGAGGACTCAGAAGCGGTCCAGGCGCTGTGGGAGGCTATCTTCCGGGCGACCCGTGCGGATCAGGACGATCCGGTCGCCCTATGGCGCGAACATAATGCGAAGCTTCGAGCCAAGCGTGAGCAGTTGACGGCGAAGCAGTACCGCAAGCTGCACTACCGTGCTCCCGGGACGGAGCTGACCGTAGCGCTTCCCGAGCGTCACCTGTGGAGGGGAGGCTCCGTGGCGAACACCCGGGCCGGCTTTGAGTTCAACCCGAACGTACCGACGGAGGAAGTATTCGTCTCGCCGCACCGGGACGGAACCAACGGCGTCGTGCACAGCACCAAGCCGCTCAGCTACCAGGGCAGCCTCATCGAAAACTTCTCACTCACCTTTGAGAACGGCCGCGTGGTGGATTTCCAGGCCGAGAAGGGCTACGAGAACCTCAAGAACCTCGTCGAGCTGGACGAAGGCTCGCATTATTTAGGAGAGATCGCGCTCGTGCCGCACGATTCCCCAATCTCTAACTCCAAGCAGCTGTTCTTCAACACGCTGTATGACGAGAATGCCTCCAACCACCTGGCCCTCGGCCGCGCCTTCCCGACCACCCTGGAGGGCGGCGAAGACCTGTCGCCGGAGGAGCAGCTGGCGGCGGGGCTCAACACGAGTCTCACGCACGTCGATTTCATGATCGGCTCCGCCGAGATGGACATCGACGGCGAGCTGGCGGACGGCACAATCGAGCCGATCTTCCGCAAGGGCAACTGGGCGTTTTGA
- a CDS encoding histidine--tRNA ligase, translating into MIVVQNVKGTYDFIGKEQALRRKVQSILQEVFELYDFEGMDSTILNELELLTSKYAGGEEIQNEMYQLTDQGKRRLGLRYDLTIPFAKVIALNPGIEFPYKRYEMGKVFRDGPVKRGRLREFIQCDVDIVGMAGPVAEAELMQIAVEVFRRLDIPVTLRWNNRRFLGDILEVMGVPSDKRLSVMLTLDKLEKIGKEGVLLELIGKGLPAKVIQAMTELLEGGNPAFEDVSRAYGIQAKPGAQEVRSLQEIIRKLGLEPMCRFDPFLSRGLSFYTGTVYEIFDASRTFPSSLGGGGRYDAIIGQLIGREDLSYPTAGLSFGMESIMEMLKDRPVSVPVASAVIIPIGETVTECLRIAAALRSNGIRTRLDTTKRKLKKSLATASSDGIRYVLLLGEEEENLGKVRLKDMDKMTEMVVTLQEAISLISQEGSRSRGY; encoded by the coding sequence ATGATCGTTGTGCAAAACGTAAAGGGAACCTACGATTTTATCGGTAAAGAGCAAGCACTTAGACGAAAAGTCCAGTCTATCCTTCAAGAGGTGTTTGAGCTTTATGATTTTGAAGGCATGGATTCTACGATCCTAAACGAACTTGAGCTGCTGACCTCCAAGTATGCAGGCGGAGAAGAGATACAGAACGAAATGTATCAGCTGACCGATCAAGGGAAGCGCCGGCTTGGACTCCGTTACGACCTTACGATTCCTTTTGCCAAGGTGATCGCTTTAAATCCCGGTATAGAATTTCCTTATAAGAGATACGAAATGGGAAAGGTTTTTCGGGATGGACCTGTGAAAAGAGGGCGGCTGCGCGAATTTATCCAGTGTGATGTGGATATCGTCGGTATGGCGGGACCGGTTGCCGAGGCGGAGTTAATGCAGATAGCCGTTGAGGTATTCAGAAGGCTGGACATTCCGGTCACACTCAGATGGAACAACAGACGCTTCCTGGGGGATATCCTTGAAGTCATGGGGGTGCCGTCGGATAAGCGGCTGTCGGTCATGCTTACCCTCGATAAGCTGGAGAAGATTGGTAAAGAAGGAGTGCTCCTTGAGCTTATTGGAAAAGGGCTGCCTGCTAAAGTCATACAGGCTATGACCGAGCTATTGGAAGGGGGGAACCCTGCGTTTGAGGACGTATCCCGAGCCTACGGTATCCAAGCCAAACCAGGAGCGCAGGAGGTCCGATCCCTTCAGGAGATCATTCGGAAATTGGGGCTGGAGCCGATGTGCCGGTTTGATCCGTTCTTGTCACGGGGCTTGTCGTTTTACACGGGTACGGTTTATGAAATCTTTGATGCGTCCCGTACGTTTCCGTCCAGTTTAGGCGGTGGGGGCCGGTATGATGCCATCATCGGACAGCTGATCGGCCGGGAGGATCTTTCTTATCCTACAGCAGGCCTTTCGTTTGGAATGGAATCAATCATGGAAATGCTGAAGGATCGTCCTGTTTCTGTACCGGTTGCATCAGCGGTTATCATCCCCATCGGCGAAACGGTTACCGAGTGCCTGCGAATCGCAGCTGCTCTACGGTCTAATGGGATTCGAACAAGGCTGGACACCACCAAACGTAAATTAAAAAAATCCCTGGCCACGGCTTCCTCGGATGGAATCCGGTATGTCCTTCTCCTAGGAGAAGAGGAAGAAAACCTTGGGAAGGTCCGATTGAAGGATATGGATAAGATGACAGAGATGGTAGTGACCCTCCAAGAGGCCATAAGCTTGATCTCTCAGGAAGGCTCCCGGTCCAGAGGATACTAG
- a CDS encoding transglutaminase-like domain-containing protein, translating to MNLILESDKVTDYLAETEEVDYSHAGIREKAEELSCRSSNEVAFVQAVFEFVRDRISHSWDIQSTRVTSTASDVLRFQEGICYAKSLLLCALLRSKGIPAGFCYQRLTLGETPETGYALHALNAVFLSSLNRWVRLDARGNKEGVNAQFSLGEEQLAFPIRPPFGEIDYPTIYVSPNSRTLAVLKQFTNGLEMYQNHLPTALE from the coding sequence ATGAACTTAATCCTGGAATCGGATAAGGTAACCGACTATCTGGCCGAGACCGAGGAGGTCGATTACTCCCATGCCGGCATTAGAGAAAAAGCAGAGGAATTAAGCTGCCGCTCCTCAAATGAAGTCGCCTTTGTTCAAGCCGTTTTCGAGTTTGTCCGCGATCGGATTTCCCACTCCTGGGATATTCAAAGTACGCGTGTTACCAGCACGGCCTCCGACGTGCTCCGCTTTCAAGAGGGGATCTGTTACGCCAAATCCTTATTGTTATGTGCTCTGTTAAGGAGTAAAGGGATTCCGGCGGGGTTCTGTTACCAGAGGCTGACCTTGGGGGAAACGCCCGAAACGGGATATGCCCTTCATGCTTTAAACGCTGTATTTTTAAGCTCATTAAATAGATGGGTGCGGTTGGATGCACGGGGGAATAAGGAAGGGGTTAACGCTCAATTCTCGCTCGGGGAAGAGCAGCTGGCTTTTCCCATCCGTCCTCCTTTCGGAGAAATCGATTATCCTACTATCTACGTTAGCCCGAATTCCCGAACGCTAGCCGTCCTTAAACAATTTACCAATGGTTTAGAAATGTACCAGAATCATTTGCCCACGGCTTTGGAATGA
- a CDS encoding DedA family protein: protein MGAVMKLLDMLEHMFEQYGYLVLLFGLPLDFIASPIPPGNSTLTYTGYLAYKGVLDGLCAFVLALAGSWLGVTITYLAGYKLGMPLIEKYGRWLSIKPSFVEKTRRYYDKYGDNLLLIAFFLPGVRQFIGYFIGILRIPFKTVLMYAYTGTFLWVTAFFSIGYGFGDRWQQVFLLVERYLKTIFIGLAIILAAFLLAKWIGRGRLRS from the coding sequence ATGGGGGCCGTTATGAAGCTGCTGGACATGCTGGAGCATATGTTTGAACAATACGGGTATCTCGTGCTTCTGTTCGGGCTGCCGCTGGACTTTATCGCGTCTCCCATACCGCCGGGGAACAGTACCCTGACCTATACGGGATATCTGGCCTATAAAGGGGTGCTGGATGGACTGTGTGCTTTTGTCCTGGCGCTGGCCGGGAGCTGGCTCGGGGTTACCATTACGTACCTCGCCGGATACAAACTCGGCATGCCTCTGATCGAGAAATACGGCAGATGGCTGTCCATCAAGCCGTCCTTTGTCGAGAAGACACGCCGGTATTATGATAAATATGGAGACAACCTGCTGCTGATCGCCTTCTTCCTTCCGGGGGTGCGGCAGTTTATCGGGTATTTCATCGGCATCCTCCGTATTCCGTTCAAGACCGTGCTGATGTATGCGTATACCGGCACGTTCCTTTGGGTGACGGCATTTTTCTCCATCGGGTATGGCTTCGGCGACCGGTGGCAGCAGGTTTTCCTGCTCGTGGAGCGGTATCTCAAAACGATATTCATCGGACTCGCGATCATCCTGGCCGCTTTTCTGCTCGCGAAATGGATCGGGCGGGGCCGGCTTAGGAGCTGA
- a CDS encoding helix-turn-helix transcriptional regulator, with amino-acid sequence MNKAQRLIQLMMRVNARKSFTVGELADEFHVSTRTITRDLEELSGLGVPLYSVQGRGGGYKLLKERLLPPISFSEGEAVAMYYACQALEHYGSLPFGDGAHTALAKFYHYLPGDVKEGVDRLRHKVSIWSPYRPMAREVLETLLQAVMRRRAAVIRYTSASGESERTIQPIGLYASSGYWYCPAYCHTRGDVRQFRADRILTAALTEAVPWREDVDRLTLLDKPVKDHLEQVTLKLELSAKGVWLLLSDNRFGPSISRKEDGSGEALVSVPVADLEFYVDKIWQLGPEARILAPAEAVASLKRRLEALRERYEEEGQGDHNVRKT; translated from the coding sequence ATGAACAAAGCCCAGCGTCTCATCCAGCTCATGATGAGGGTTAACGCTCGGAAGTCCTTTACCGTGGGGGAGCTGGCGGACGAATTCCATGTTTCCACCCGGACCATAACGAGGGACCTGGAGGAGCTTAGCGGGCTCGGGGTTCCGCTCTATTCCGTGCAGGGAAGGGGAGGCGGGTACAAGCTTCTGAAGGAGCGGCTGTTACCGCCGATCTCCTTCTCCGAAGGGGAAGCCGTCGCCATGTATTATGCCTGCCAGGCGCTGGAGCACTACGGGTCGCTGCCCTTTGGCGATGGGGCGCATACCGCCTTGGCCAAGTTCTACCATTACCTTCCCGGGGATGTGAAGGAAGGGGTGGACCGGCTTCGGCACAAGGTCTCCATCTGGAGCCCATACCGCCCCATGGCCCGGGAGGTACTGGAGACGCTCTTGCAGGCCGTGATGCGGCGCCGGGCCGCCGTTATCCGTTACACTTCCGCCAGCGGCGAGTCCGAGCGCACCATCCAGCCCATCGGCCTCTACGCCAGCTCCGGCTACTGGTACTGCCCCGCCTACTGCCACACACGAGGGGACGTCCGCCAATTCCGGGCGGACCGGATCCTCACCGCGGCTCTGACTGAAGCCGTTCCTTGGCGCGAGGACGTGGACCGGCTGACCCTGCTCGATAAGCCCGTCAAGGATCACTTGGAGCAAGTGACCCTTAAGCTCGAGCTCTCCGCGAAGGGCGTCTGGCTGCTCCTGTCCGATAACCGGTTCGGTCCTTCTATAAGCCGGAAGGAAGACGGGAGCGGGGAGGCTTTGGTTTCGGTCCCGGTGGCGGATCTGGAATTCTATGTCGACAAGATCTGGCAGCTTGGGCCGGAGGCCCGGATCCTTGCCCCTGCCGAGGCGGTTGCCAGCCTGAAGCGCAGGCTGGAAGCTTTGCGGGAGCGTTACGAGGAAGAAGGCCAAGGTGACCATAACGTAAGGAAAACCTAA
- a CDS encoding alpha/beta fold hydrolase, with product MKERKQEEGEYGLVFVHGAGLRSEVWEGVVKNLGLPYLLADLPRRNEPVEARGELTLEDYAASLREQIRAWPVPRVVLVAHSLGGVVALRAASGLEDRLAGFAAVGAAIPRDGGSFVSALPWPKRLILSVVLKKMGTRPPESMIRAGLCSDLAPEQASKVVKAFVPEAVRAYTDRCEAAVPSVPRLYMKLTKDKEFSSSLQDRMIRHLQPNRVAELATGHLPMLSDPDGLRRVLEHFLAEEVMPSGVLA from the coding sequence ATGAAGGAAAGGAAGCAAGAAGAAGGGGAGTACGGGCTGGTGTTTGTCCACGGAGCGGGGCTTCGCAGCGAGGTTTGGGAGGGGGTGGTGAAGAACCTGGGCCTGCCCTATCTGCTGGCCGACCTTCCCCGCCGTAACGAACCGGTAGAGGCAAGAGGGGAGCTGACCCTGGAGGATTATGCGGCATCTCTAAGGGAACAGATCCGGGCTTGGCCGGTGCCGAGGGTGGTGCTGGTTGCTCATTCGTTAGGAGGAGTGGTAGCACTCCGGGCGGCTTCGGGGCTGGAGGACCGTTTGGCCGGATTCGCCGCCGTCGGAGCCGCCATCCCGCGGGACGGCGGGTCTTTCGTGTCGGCCCTGCCTTGGCCGAAGAGGCTTATCCTCTCCGTAGTCCTTAAGAAAATGGGCACGCGCCCGCCGGAATCCATGATCCGGGCGGGGTTGTGCAGTGACCTGGCCCCCGAGCAGGCATCGAAGGTGGTCAAGGCCTTCGTGCCGGAGGCGGTCCGGGCTTATACGGACCGGTGCGAGGCGGCGGTGCCGTCCGTGCCGCGGCTGTACATGAAGCTGACCAAGGACAAGGAGTTCAGCTCCTCCCTGCAGGACCGGATGATCCGCCATCTTCAGCCTAATCGGGTGGCGGAGCTGGCCACGGGGCATTTGCCGATGCTAAGCGACCCGGACGGCCTCCGCCGGGTGCTTGAACACTTTCTTGCCGAGGAGGTGATGCCGTCCGGAGTCTTAGCTTAA
- a CDS encoding RNA polymerase sigma factor produces MESSYLRYLAQAPDHDKDAILEELMNSYGNDVWNFAYFLTRRPDMADDLSQEVFLSVYHNLFRFRGDCSIKSWLLTITRNKVLKVKRSAFLRKVILVDYVIPGGHTRSAEAEMFDRADTRHIWQAVMQIPLRFREILLLHVHYQLNGKEMAELLGIPEATVKTRLYRARRKLEAILDKEKGRE; encoded by the coding sequence GTGGAGTCCAGCTATCTACGGTATCTGGCGCAAGCGCCGGATCACGACAAAGACGCCATCCTGGAGGAGCTGATGAACTCCTATGGGAATGATGTCTGGAATTTTGCCTATTTTCTGACACGCCGGCCGGATATGGCGGATGATCTTTCGCAGGAAGTATTCTTATCGGTTTATCATAACCTGTTCCGGTTCCGCGGCGATTGCAGCATAAAAAGTTGGCTGCTGACCATAACCCGGAACAAAGTGTTGAAGGTGAAACGAAGTGCCTTTCTGCGAAAGGTTATTCTGGTCGACTACGTCATTCCCGGGGGACATACCCGCTCCGCAGAAGCCGAGATGTTCGATCGGGCGGATACCCGTCATATCTGGCAGGCGGTCATGCAGATCCCTCTTAGGTTCCGTGAAATTCTGCTGCTGCATGTTCATTACCAGCTTAACGGGAAGGAAATGGCTGAACTGCTCGGCATTCCGGAGGCTACGGTCAAAACCAGGCTTTACCGGGCAAGACGCAAACTGGAAGCCATATTAGATAAGGAGAAAGGAAGGGAATGA
- a CDS encoding cupin domain-containing protein, whose amino-acid sequence MSNPTLVHPDGRTVILLEKGTDGQGPYLRIEHTILKQGAMNGPHWHPVLQETFRVREGRMRFVLDGEERFLEEGEELVIPPKQIHQFWNVSGERLVALHEIRPPGRHWEMFQLVHKLECEGKVNRKGIPVNPLWLGLAWECIDGYLAGPPRVVQKVALGGLARLAKRLGYRI is encoded by the coding sequence TTGAGCAACCCAACCCTTGTTCATCCCGACGGCCGAACGGTAATCCTGCTGGAAAAAGGCACCGACGGGCAAGGCCCCTATCTGCGCATCGAACATACCATCTTAAAGCAAGGGGCCATGAACGGCCCCCATTGGCATCCCGTTCTTCAAGAGACCTTTCGGGTCCGGGAGGGGCGGATGAGGTTCGTCCTTGACGGCGAAGAACGATTCTTGGAGGAAGGGGAGGAACTGGTCATTCCCCCGAAGCAGATTCACCAGTTCTGGAACGTGAGCGGGGAACGCCTCGTCGCCCTGCATGAAATCCGCCCGCCGGGCCGCCATTGGGAGATGTTCCAACTCGTGCACAAGCTGGAATGCGAAGGAAAGGTCAACCGGAAAGGGATCCCGGTTAATCCTTTGTGGCTCGGCCTGGCTTGGGAGTGCATCGACGGCTACCTGGCGGGACCGCCCCGCGTGGTCCAGAAGGTTGCCCTCGGCGGACTAGCCCGGCTGGCGAAGCGGCTCGGTTACCGGATCTAA